The Pigmentiphaga aceris DNA segment GGGTGCGGTCTGTGCCTGGGTCACACTCGCGGTTGCCGCCAGCAAAGGCAGGCCAAGAAACGCGGCGCGCAAGGCCAGCGTCAGTGCACGCGGGGCAAGGTGCCGCGTGCGCGGCGAATTCGATCGGAAGGACGGCATGGTGAGCCTCGATGACGGAGGATTGTGAAGGTGTCTTCCGTATTGCCAATCGAGATGCTTGAAGCGGAACCGGCGTTACAAATTAGTCGGTAGCTTTGACGAGAATGATTACTCGAGGTGTGCATCGGCACCAAGATTCATGATCCGAATGCCTCTGTTGTTGCCGCATTTTTTGCCGGTTCATTTTGGTTTTCAAGTCTTTGTTCTAAAAAGAAAAAACCCGATTACGTCGAAAATTCTTGCCGCTTGTTTTGCCGGTTTTTTTCCAGACATTCACCGCTGTTTCGTGCCGAAAATCACAAGGCAACTTCGGTGATCAAACCGCCTCAACACTTACCCACCAGGGCGTAAGTGTCCTGATCCGCACTGGCAGCGAGCCGGCCACCGCTTGCAGAATCCGGTCGGTATCCCCAAGCGGATACGCGCCTACCAGCCGCAGGTGCGCCACTTCTGGCGTACAGCCCAAATGTCCGCGCCGATAACGCGACAGCTCTGCCAGGAAATCGTCCAGCCGCTGGTTGTTGGCCAGCAGCATGCCGGTGCGCCAGGCTTGGCGTGCGGGGTCGGCGGCTTCCAACGTGCTGATCGACGTGGCCGCGAAGCGGGCCTGTTTGCCGGCCGGCACGACCTGCGCGGCTGCGCCAAGCGGCTGGATTTCCACCGATCCGTCGAAGACCGCGACATGACAGGTGGTTCCTTCCTGGCGCACCGTGAAACGGGTGCCCAGCGCGCGCAATCTGCCTTGGGCGACGTCGACGACCAGTGGGCGCTGCCGATCAACCGCTGAGTCGATCAGGATTTCGCCTTCACGCAGCAGCAGGCGACGCCAGGCATCGTCGTAGGCAACATCGATGGCGCTGGCGGTGTTGAGCCAGACCTGGGTGCCGTCGGCCAAGCGCAGGTCGCGCGTTTCGCCCACGCCGGTGCGGTAGGCGGCGGTCCAGGCTTGCCAGGGCAGGGCGTCGCGGCCGATGAGGCCGGCGATACAGGCGCCACCGCCCAGGACGGCTGCGCCCAGGAGGTGCCGGCGACGCCGACCCGGGACGCTCAGCGCAGTGCGCGCTGCACGTGCCGGCAAACGATCGAATTGGCTGCCGATGGCTTCGACCCGTTCCCAGGCTTGCAAATGCTGCGGGTTGGCCGCGATCCAGTCGCGCCACTGGCGACGGCTGTCGTCATCGACCCGGTCGTCGCGCAAGGTGGCGAACCACTGCGCGGCTTCGGCCAGCACGTTGGGGTCCAGCGGACCGGCCGCGCGGGCGGGCGAGGGAGAAAGTTCAGCCACGACAATTCAGCTGCGGTTGTCGAGCAGCAGGCAAGCCAGCATGGCCTGCGCCATGTATTTGCGCACCATGCGGTCCGAGACGCCCAAGGCCGTGGCAATGTCGGCGTAGCTCATGCCGTCGAACTGCGCCATCAGGAAGGCTTGGCGAACCTTGGTGGGCAAGGTGTCGAGCATGGCGTCGACTTGATACAGCGCTTCGAGCGCCAGCGCCTGTTCTTCGGGCGAGGCACTCAGCGGCTCGGGCAGGGTGGCCAGGGCTTCAAGATAACTGCGTTCCAGATCGCGACGCCGCAGGTGGTTGACCATCAGCCCGTGGGCGATGGTGCCCAGGTACGCACGCGGCTCGCGCAGCGTGGTGGCTTCCTGCGATACGAGCACCCGCATGAAGGTGTCTTGCGCCAGGTCCGCGGCCTGGGCGGTGCAGCCCAGCTTCTTGCGCAACCAGCCGGCCAGCCACCCGTAATGGGCGCGATACATTGCGCCGAGCGGGTCTTGGGTGGGGGAGAGGCCGGGGTGCATGGGTTTAATCAAATAAGAAGCGTTCTCATTCTATTTGGTTTCCGCCGAATGACAATCGATTTATGCGCAAAGATGAAGTGCCACGTGGGGTTTCACGCGGTTTTGCAAGCGCCGCGCAAGGTGTCAGCGGAATACGACGGCCAATGCAGAAGGCGCTTACATCGCGGCCGGAATGGCCGACCATATGCGCCTCGACACGGCCCGGACTTGTTCACCCTGAACAATCTGCCTGACCGGGGTCAATGGAGCAGCAGCATGTCGTTCGGCTTGAAAGCAGGGTGGGTCCGCCTGGGACGGGTGTCATCGATGGCCTTGCTGGCGGGCAGCAGCCTGTGCCCGCTTGCGCCGGTGTTCGCGGCGGGTGGGGCGCATGTGGTGGAAGATTCCGAGGTCGAAGAACCCGGCCGCTGCCACGTGGACAGCTGGGTGTCGCGGCAGGGCGGGCGCGACGGCGGTATCACGCTGTCGCCTGCCTGTACCTCCAAGGCCATGCCCGATCTGGAATTTAGCGCAGCGGTGCAGCGCAATTGGGGCAGCAGCCGTGACACGCTGGTGGGGCCGGGCTTCAAGTACAACTTCATGCCCGAGGCGCAGGGCGTTGGCCTGGCGCTGGCCGGCAGCGGCGCGTGGAGCACGCGCGATGGCCACTTCGACAATGCCTTGCTGGTCGTGCCCCTGACGCTGCGTCTGCACGAAGATGTACGGGTGAATCTGAATGCAGGGTGGAGTTACACCCACGGCCGGGGCCGCAAGGAACAGGCGTTTCTGGGCGCGCAGGTGGAATACGCCGTCGCGTCCGACGTGTCCCTGATGGCCGAGGTCTTTGGTCGTGATGGCGATCCGATGGGAAGCCAGCTGGGCGTGCGCTGGACGCCGGGCGGTGGGGATGTGGATGTCGATCTTTTGTACGGCCGACGTCTGGATGGCAGCACGCCCAGGACGGTCACGCTGGGCGTCACGTTCCGGTATTGAGGTGGGTTGGATCGAGGCGGATTTGATCCCTCCTTGGCAAGCCCCCCGTTTTTGGACGAAAATGAGAGTAATTCTTATCTGTCGACCGTTATAACTGCCTTCCCGCATTTTTCATCGCGTGAAGCGCTCGGCGACGCAGGAGCATGACCGGTTTTCCGGCCCTACCCCTTCTACCCGCGCCGTCCATGTCCGCCTCTTCCGCTCGTTCCCCTCGCCTTGTTCGGGCGATTGTCTGGTTGTTGCTCGTCCTGGCCGTGCTGGCCTCGGTCTGGTTCTTTGTGTGGCGCAAGCCCGCTGCCGAGGCTGCGCCGCCCAGCGCATGGGCCGGCCCGGTGCCGGTCAAGGTGGTTGCCGCCAAGCGCGAACCGCTGACGGTCCGCGTCAAAGCCATCGGCACCGTGACCGCCTTGAATACGGTGGTGGTACGTAGTCGGGTAGACGGGCAGTTGCTGCGGGTGGCGTTCAACGACGGCGACACGGTACGTAAGGGCCAGTTGCTGGCCGAGATCGATCCTGCTGTCTACCGGGTGCGTCTGGCGCAGGTCGAAGGGGCGTATCAGCAGAATCAGGCCCAATTGCGCAGCGCCGAACTGGACCTTGCGCGCTTCAAGCGATTGGCGGAGCAGGAATCGATTGCCCGTCAGCAGCTCGATACGCAGGAAGCGCGCGTGACGGAATTGCGTGGTGCGCTGAAGTCGGACCAGGCGCAGATCGACGACGCCCGGTTGCAGCTGTCGTACACCCGCATCGAGGCACCGATTGCCGGCCGTCTTGGCATCAAGCGGGTGGACGCGGGCAATCAGGTCAGCGCGGGCGATGCCAACGGGCTGGTGACGATCAACCAGACCACGCCGGTGTCGGTCTTCTTCACGGTTCCCGAAACGCAGGTGGCCCCCTTGCGCGAGGCGCAGCGTGGCACGGCAGGGCTGGCGGTCGAAGCCTGGGATCGCGACGAACGCAAGCTGCTGGGCTCCGGCCGCCTGGTGGCCATCGACAATGAGATCGACGTCACCACAGGCACCTTGCGCCTGAAGGCCGAATTCCCGAATGCCGATGACATTCTGTTCCCGAACCAGTTCGTGAACATGCGCCTGGCCCTGAGTACCCTGGACGATGCAGTAGTGATTCCCACGGACGCCGTGCAATACGGGTCCAAGGGCACCTATGCCTATGTGATCGCCGACAACAAGGCGACCGTGCGCATGTTGACGCTGGGCCCCACCGAAGGTGACCGCGTAGCCGTGACACAAGGGCTGACAGCGGGCGATCAAGTGGTGCTGGAAGGACTGGACCGCCTGCGTGAAGGCCGTGTGGTGCGGGTGGTGGATACGCCGCAGCCGGCCGCCAACAGCCCGCTGCGCAGCGGCGGCTGAGGCCGCCATGAATCTGTCCCGTCCTTTTATCGAGCGTCCGGTTGCCACGCTGCTGTTGATGATCGCGTTGATGGTCTCCGGCATTCTGGCCTGGCGGCTGTTGCCGGTCGCGGCCTTGCCGCAGGTCGATTATCCGATCATCCAGGTGTTCACGTTCCACCCGGGGGCCAGCCCCGATGTCACGTCACGCACGATCACCGCACCGCTGGAACGGCGTCTGGGGCAGATCCCGGGCCTGAAGCAGATGAGTTCCACCAGTTCCGGTGGTGCATCGGTCGTCACGCTGCAGTTCTCGCTGGAAGTCGATCTGGGGGTAGCCGAACAGGAAGTGCAGGCCGCCATCAACACCGCCAGCACCTTGCTGCCCTCGGACCTGCCCGCCCCGCCGATCTACCGCAAGGTGAACCCGGCCGACGCGCCGATCATGACGCTGGCTGTGACCTCGGACAGCCTGCCGCTGCCGCGTGTGTATGACTTGGTCGATACCCGCATGGCACAGAAGCTGGCGCAGTTGCCGGGTGTGGGCATGGTCAGTCTGGCGGGTGGACAGCGCCCGGCCTTGCGGGTGCAGGTCAACCCGACCGCGCTTGCGCAGCAGCAGCTGAGCATGGAAGACGTGCGCACCGCGATCACCGCCGCCAACGTCAACCAGCCCAAGGGCAGCTTCGACGGACCGGTGCGTTCGACCATGCTGGATGCCAACGACCAGATTCGCAGCCTGGCGGAATACCGCGCGCTGATCGTGGCGTGGCGCAATGGTGCACCGGTGCGTCTGGGTGACCTGGCGACGGTCGAAGACGGTGCCGAAGACCGCTTCCTGGCAGCCTGGGCCGACAAGGCCCCCGCAGTCTTGGTAAACATCCAACGCCAGCCCGGTGCCAACGTGATTGACGTGGCCGACCGGGTGCGGGCGCTGCTGCCGCAACTGACCGCCACCTTGCCGGCTGCCGCGCAGGTCACGGTGCTGACCGACCGCACGCAAAGCATTCGTTCCTCGGTGCGCGACGTGCAGAAGGAACTGGTGTTTGCGGTGGGCCTGGTGGTGCTGGTCACCTTGGTGTTCCTGCGCAAATTGTCGGCCACCTTGATTCCCAGTGTGGCCGTGCCGCTGTCGCTGGTGGGCACCTTCGGCGTGATGTACCTGATGGGTTTTTCCGTCAACAACCTGTCCTTGATGGCGTTGACGATTGCCACCGGGTTCGTGGTCGACGATGCCATCGTGATGCTGGAGAACATCGCGCGGCACCGCGAAGAGGGCGCATCGCCCATGGAAGCCGCGTTGAAAGGCGCGGCCGAGATTGGCTTCACACTGATCTCGCTGACGGTGTCGTTGGTAGCGGTGCTGATTCCGTTGCTGTTCATGGGTGACGTGGTGGGGCGTCTGTTCCACGAATTTGCGATCACGCTGGCGGTGGCCATCGGTATTTCGCTGGTGGTGTCCCTGACGCTTACGCCGATGATGAGCGCCCGCATGCTGACAGGGCCGGTGCACGCTGCCGAGCCGACAAAGCCCGGTTTTCTGGACCGCGTGATTGCCAGTTATGGGCGCGGTCTGGACTGGGTGCTGGAACACCAGGCGCTGGCCATGCTTGCCATGCTTGCCACCCTGGCGCTGACTGCCGTTCTTTACCTTGCCGTGCCCAAGGGATTTTTCCCGGTGCAGGACAGCGGCGTGATCCAGGTGGTGACCGAGGCCCCGCAGCAGATATCCTTCGGTGCGATGGCCGAGCGTCAGCAAGCATTGGCCGCCGAGCTGTTGAAAGATCCCGATGTGGCCAGCCTGTCGTCGTTCATCGGTGTGGACGGCAGCAACGTCACCATGAACAGTGGCCGCATGCTGGTGAACCTGCGTCCGCATGGTTCCGACCGCGCCAGCGCCAGTGAAATCGGCGTGCGGCTGCGCACCCGCATTGCCGAGGCCAAGGGCCTGGACGGTATCACCGCCTGGTTCCAGCCGGTGCAGGAACTCAGCATCGAGGACCGCGTCAGCCGCACGCAGTATCAGTTCTCGCTGACCACACCTGACACGACGCAGCTGGCCGAGTGGACCGCACGCATGGTCGAGCTATTGCGTGCCCGGCCGGAACTGGCCGATGTTGCCAGCGATCTGCAGATGGGCGGCTTGCAAGCCAGCGTCGAGATCGACCGCGATGCCGCCGCGCGCCTGGGCGTGCGCAGCAGCAATATCTCGACCGCCTTGCAGAACGCGTTCGGCCAACGCCAGGTGGCTACCTTGTTCACCCAGGCCAACCAGTACCGCGTGGTGCTGGAAGTCGATCCGCGTTATGCACGTGGCATGGACGCGCTGGCGACCACCTACGTGCCGACCGCAAGCGGCACCCCCGTGCCCTTGTCGGCGGTAGCGCGGGTAACCATGCGCCCGGCTGCGCTGCTGATCAGCCACCAGGGCCAGTTCCCGGCCGCCACGATTTCCTTCAATCTGGGTGAAGGTGCGTCGCTGGGCGAAGCGGTGGCGGCGATTGAAGCGGTACGCGATGGCGCGAACCTGCCAGCCACCATCGAGACCCGTTTCCAGGGGGCTGCCGAGGCCTTCCGCGCATCCTTGTCGAACACCTTGTGGCTGGTGCTGGCAGCGGTGGTGACCATGTATCTGGTGCTGGGCATTCTGTACGAAAGCACCATTCATCCGCTGACGATTCTGTCGACCCTGCCGTCTGCAACCGTGGGCGCATTGGCGGCCTTGCTGCTGACGGGCCGGCCGCTGGACTTGATCGCGGTGATCGGCGTGGTCCTGCTGATCGGGCTGGTGAAGAAGAACGGCATCATGATGGTGGACTTCGCACTAGAAGCGCAGCGTCGTCAGGGCATGACGCCGCGCGAAGCCATTCATCGTGCGGCGCTGATGCGTTTTCGTCCGATTCTGATGACCACGCTGGCCGCATTGTTCGGGGCCGTGCCGCTGATGCTTGCCAGTGGATCGGGTGCCGAATTGCGCCAGCCGCTGGGCATTGTGATGGTGGGTGGTCTGCTGGTCAGCCAGGTGCTGACGCTGTACACCACACCGGTGGTGTATCTGTGCTTTGACCGACTGGCAACGCGTCGTGCGCGCGTGGCGACCACGCCTGCTGCGGACGGCGCACGATGAAGATGGATAGCCCGACGGACGTCCGTCCATGAACCTCGCCCGTCCTTTCATCCGGCGACCGATCGCCAGCATTCTGCTGGCCGTAGCGGTGGTGCTGCTTGGTTTACTGGCCTGGCGCATGCTGCCGGTCGCGCCCTTGCCGCAAGTAGATTTCCCGACGATTCGTGTCAGCGCGAACCTGCCGGGTGCCAGCCCGGAAAGCATGGCTGCAACCGTGGCCACGCCCTTGGAACGTGCACTGGGCAGCATTGCCGGGGTGAGCCGAATCAGCTCGTCCAGCAACCAGGGCTCGACCGATGTGCGGCTGGAATTCGCGCTGGATCGCGACATCGACGCCGCCGCCCGCGACGTGCAGGCGGCAATCAACGCAGCCCGAGGCCAACTGCCGGCGGGCATGCGCGAGAACCCCAGCTTCCGCAAGATCAACCCCTCGCAAGCGCCCATCATGGGGCTGGCGCTGAGTTCGCCCAATCTGTCGTCCAGCGAGTTGTACGACGCGGCATCCACCATTCTGGCGCAGAAGCTGTCGCAGATCGTGGGCGTGGGGGAAGTGAGTGTCGGCGGTGCATCGCTGCCGGCCGTGCGGGTGCAGTTGCACCCGTCTGCGCTGGCGCATCGTGGCGTGGCGCTGGACGAGGTGCGCACCGCCCTGGCCGACAACAGCGCAGTCACGCCGCTGGGCTACATCGAAGACGGCAACCGACGCTTGCAGGTGCAGATCGGTGGCCAGCCGCGCCGCGCCGCCGATTTCCAATCCCTGGTCGTGACCTACCGCGACGGCGCACCGATCCGCCTGTCCGATGTGGCCGAGGTCAGTGACTCGGTCGAGAACCGCTACAGCAGCGGCTTCCACAACGATCGCCCGGCCGTGATTCTGATGGTCAGCCGCCGCAGCGGTGCCAACATCGTGCAGACCATCGACGCGATTAACGCGCAGCTGCCGCAACTGCGCGCGCTGATGCCTGCCGATGCAGAACTGTCGATCGTGATGGACCGCTCGCCCGGCATTCGCGCCACACTTGCCGAGGCACAGCTGACCTTGCTGATCTCGGCCGCGCTGGTGGTCATGGTGGTGTGGCTGTTCCTGGGCCGCCTGCGCGCGGCGCTGATTCCCAGCATTGCCATCCCGGTGTCGCTGATCGGCAGTTTTGCGGTGATGTATGTCTACGGCTTTTCGCTGAACAACCTGTCGCTGATGGCCTTGATCGTGGCCGCCGGGCTGGTGGTCGACGACGCCATCGTGGTGCTGGAGAACATCGAACGCCACATCGCGCGTGGCATGTCGCCATACCGTGCCGCCATACGCGGCGCGGGCGAGGTGGGCTTCACCTTGCTGGCCATGAACGTGGCCTTGGTGGTGGTGTTCGTCTCTATCTTGTTCATGGGCGGGGTGGTCGAACGCCTGTTCCGCGAGTTTTCGATCACGCTGGCGGCCGCCATGCTGATCTCGCTGGCTGTATCGCTGACGCTCACGCCCAGCCTGTGCGCACACTGGCTCAAGCACGGTGCAGCAGACGCACCCGGGCGTTTCGCACAAGCTTTCAGTGCTTGGTTCGACCGCTTGCAGGCCGCCTATGGGCGCAGCCTGGGCTGGGTGCTGCGTCACGGCAAGCTCACCATGCTGGTGCTGGCCGCAGTCACTGCCCTGAACGTCTATCTGTACATTGAAATTCCGAAAGGCATGCTGCCGAGTCAGGACACCGGACAGATGACGGCCTTTGCGCGCGGTGACGACGGATTCTCGTTCCAGGTCATGCAACCCAAGATCGAGGTCTACCGCCGCCTGCTGATGGCGGACCCGGCCGTGCGCGACGTGGTG contains these protein-coding regions:
- a CDS encoding FecR domain-containing protein yields the protein MAELSPSPARAAGPLDPNVLAEAAQWFATLRDDRVDDDSRRQWRDWIAANPQHLQAWERVEAIGSQFDRLPARAARTALSVPGRRRRHLLGAAVLGGGACIAGLIGRDALPWQAWTAAYRTGVGETRDLRLADGTQVWLNTASAIDVAYDDAWRRLLLREGEILIDSAVDRQRPLVVDVAQGRLRALGTRFTVRQEGTTCHVAVFDGSVEIQPLGAAAQVVPAGKQARFAATSISTLEAADPARQAWRTGMLLANNQRLDDFLAELSRYRRGHLGCTPEVAHLRLVGAYPLGDTDRILQAVAGSLPVRIRTLTPWWVSVEAV
- a CDS encoding sigma-70 family RNA polymerase sigma factor codes for the protein MHPGLSPTQDPLGAMYRAHYGWLAGWLRKKLGCTAQAADLAQDTFMRVLVSQEATTLREPRAYLGTIAHGLMVNHLRRRDLERSYLEALATLPEPLSASPEEQALALEALYQVDAMLDTLPTKVRQAFLMAQFDGMSYADIATALGVSDRMVRKYMAQAMLACLLLDNRS
- a CDS encoding MdtA/MuxA family multidrug efflux RND transporter periplasmic adaptor subunit; amino-acid sequence: MSASSARSPRLVRAIVWLLLVLAVLASVWFFVWRKPAAEAAPPSAWAGPVPVKVVAAKREPLTVRVKAIGTVTALNTVVVRSRVDGQLLRVAFNDGDTVRKGQLLAEIDPAVYRVRLAQVEGAYQQNQAQLRSAELDLARFKRLAEQESIARQQLDTQEARVTELRGALKSDQAQIDDARLQLSYTRIEAPIAGRLGIKRVDAGNQVSAGDANGLVTINQTTPVSVFFTVPETQVAPLREAQRGTAGLAVEAWDRDERKLLGSGRLVAIDNEIDVTTGTLRLKAEFPNADDILFPNQFVNMRLALSTLDDAVVIPTDAVQYGSKGTYAYVIADNKATVRMLTLGPTEGDRVAVTQGLTAGDQVVLEGLDRLREGRVVRVVDTPQPAANSPLRSGG
- a CDS encoding multidrug efflux RND transporter permease subunit; its protein translation is MNLSRPFIERPVATLLLMIALMVSGILAWRLLPVAALPQVDYPIIQVFTFHPGASPDVTSRTITAPLERRLGQIPGLKQMSSTSSGGASVVTLQFSLEVDLGVAEQEVQAAINTASTLLPSDLPAPPIYRKVNPADAPIMTLAVTSDSLPLPRVYDLVDTRMAQKLAQLPGVGMVSLAGGQRPALRVQVNPTALAQQQLSMEDVRTAITAANVNQPKGSFDGPVRSTMLDANDQIRSLAEYRALIVAWRNGAPVRLGDLATVEDGAEDRFLAAWADKAPAVLVNIQRQPGANVIDVADRVRALLPQLTATLPAAAQVTVLTDRTQSIRSSVRDVQKELVFAVGLVVLVTLVFLRKLSATLIPSVAVPLSLVGTFGVMYLMGFSVNNLSLMALTIATGFVVDDAIVMLENIARHREEGASPMEAALKGAAEIGFTLISLTVSLVAVLIPLLFMGDVVGRLFHEFAITLAVAIGISLVVSLTLTPMMSARMLTGPVHAAEPTKPGFLDRVIASYGRGLDWVLEHQALAMLAMLATLALTAVLYLAVPKGFFPVQDSGVIQVVTEAPQQISFGAMAERQQALAAELLKDPDVASLSSFIGVDGSNVTMNSGRMLVNLRPHGSDRASASEIGVRLRTRIAEAKGLDGITAWFQPVQELSIEDRVSRTQYQFSLTTPDTTQLAEWTARMVELLRARPELADVASDLQMGGLQASVEIDRDAAARLGVRSSNISTALQNAFGQRQVATLFTQANQYRVVLEVDPRYARGMDALATTYVPTASGTPVPLSAVARVTMRPAALLISHQGQFPAATISFNLGEGASLGEAVAAIEAVRDGANLPATIETRFQGAAEAFRASLSNTLWLVLAAVVTMYLVLGILYESTIHPLTILSTLPSATVGALAALLLTGRPLDLIAVIGVVLLIGLVKKNGIMMVDFALEAQRRQGMTPREAIHRAALMRFRPILMTTLAALFGAVPLMLASGSGAELRQPLGIVMVGGLLVSQVLTLYTTPVVYLCFDRLATRRARVATTPAADGAR
- a CDS encoding efflux RND transporter permease subunit, which gives rise to MNLARPFIRRPIASILLAVAVVLLGLLAWRMLPVAPLPQVDFPTIRVSANLPGASPESMAATVATPLERALGSIAGVSRISSSSNQGSTDVRLEFALDRDIDAAARDVQAAINAARGQLPAGMRENPSFRKINPSQAPIMGLALSSPNLSSSELYDAASTILAQKLSQIVGVGEVSVGGASLPAVRVQLHPSALAHRGVALDEVRTALADNSAVTPLGYIEDGNRRLQVQIGGQPRRAADFQSLVVTYRDGAPIRLSDVAEVSDSVENRYSSGFHNDRPAVILMVSRRSGANIVQTIDAINAQLPQLRALMPADAELSIVMDRSPGIRATLAEAQLTLLISAALVVMVVWLFLGRLRAALIPSIAIPVSLIGSFAVMYVYGFSLNNLSLMALIVAAGLVVDDAIVVLENIERHIARGMSPYRAAIRGAGEVGFTLLAMNVALVVVFVSILFMGGVVERLFREFSITLAAAMLISLAVSLTLTPSLCAHWLKHGAADAPGRFAQAFSAWFDRLQAAYGRSLGWVLRHGKLTMLVLAAVTALNVYLYIEIPKGMLPSQDTGQMTAFARGDDGFSFQVMQPKIEVYRRLLMADPAVRDVVGTSGGSGGLSNSAMRVRLKPLSERRESAQSVINRLQRTAPPIPGAMLITFIDQDVRFGSSFGNNSQEIMLMSDDLSALRVWTRRVGDALRQVPEVTNVNADASEAAQQIVLDIDREAAQRLGVDMRMITSVLNNSFSQRQVATLYDPLNQYRVVMELTPRFTGRPDALREVQVVTATGSRVPLSAFSTYRYGLVDDRVSHENQFASASVGYELAPGIGAEQALQAIDRAVAGVMLPANIYTQAGGDAGGLNKMVQAQPLLILGVLIAVYLVLGVLYESTLHPLTILSTLPPAGVGALLALRATQTEFSLIALLGLFLLIGIVMKNAILMIDFALAAQRREGMGAQAAITRAASLRLRPILMTNLAALLGALPLVMGMGEGSELRRPLGVAIVGGLLVSQLLTLYTTPVVYLYLERLRQWGLRRPASTAGQQ